From the Anaeromyxobacter dehalogenans 2CP-1 genome, the window GATCGCCAGGGCCACCGGCGGCTACGAGGAGGCCATGAAGGAGGGCTGGGAGCTCATCCAGCGTCCCATCCGCTCGGTCCCGGTCGATCAGATCGAGAAGCAGCACATCAAGAAGCGCATGACGGTGTGGGAGCGGATCCGCGTCCTCTCGGACAAGGAGCCGATGGTCCTGTACCAGAACTGGGGCAAGAACCTCGACGGCGCCTCGCTCGTCACCGCCGTCCTGAACATCGGCGGCCGCGACGTCGCGGTGTACGGGCACGACTTCACCGTCCGCGCCGGCTCGATGGACGCGACCAACGGCTCGAAGCTGGCGCGCCTGTTCCGCATGGCCGGCGAGAAGGGGATCCCGCTCATCGGCATGAACGACTCGGCCGGCGCCTACGTGCCGGCGGGCGTGGGCGGCCTCGACGGCTACGCCGAGGCGTTCACCGCGCTGCGCCGGATCAGCGGCGTGGTCCCGTCGATCATGTGCATGTTCGGCTTCAACGCCGGCGGCGGCTCCTACCTGCCGCGCCAGGGCAGCTTCGTGATCCAGCCTGCCGACACGTTCTTCGGCCTCACCGGCCCGGGCGTGGTGAAGTCGGTGCTGGGCGAGGAGATCTCGCCGGAGGACCTGGGCGGTCCCAAGGTGCACGGCGCCTCGGGCGTGGCCGACCTCACCGTCATCGACGAGCTCGCCGCGCTCCGCCAGGCGGTGCGCCTGCTGAACTACGTCCCGGACAACAACCGGACGATGGCGCCGTTCCAGGAGACGAGCGACCCGCTCGATCGCAAGACCTGGGAGATCAACACGCTGCTGAAGAAGGCGTTCAACTCGCCGACGGGCTTCAACACGCCGTTCGACGTGTCGATCATCATCCAGCAGGTCTGCGACTACGGTGACTTCTTCGAGATCCAGCCGGAGCGCGCGCGCGAGGTGGTCACCGCGTTCGGCCGCCTGGGCGGCCACGTGGTCGGCTTCGTCGCGAACAACAGCGCCATCGGCTCCGGCCAGATCGACTGCGACACCGCGCTGAAGATCGCGAGGTTCGTGCGCTTCTGCAACGTCTACAACATCCCCATCATCTTCATGGAGGACACCACCGGCTTCCTCCCCGGGCGCGAGCAGGAGGCGCGCGGCATCGTGCAGGCCGGCCGCTCCATGCTCGACGCGATCGTGGACGTCCGCACGCCGCGCATCCTGCTCATCCTGCGCAACGCGTTCGGCGGCGCCTACGCCTCGTACAACAACTACCCGACCGGCGCCGACGTGGTGCTGGCGCTCCCCACCACGCGGCTCGCGGTGATGGGGCCGGCCGGCAAGGAGTTCGTCTACAAGGACGAGCTCCGCAAGATGCGCAGCGCCGCCGCCGAGCGCGCCAAGAAGGGCGCGCAGCAGCGCGTGGCCGCGGGCATGGAGGGCGAGGCCGCCCGCAAGGACGCCGAGAAGGAGGCGGCCGAGTGGCTCAAGGGCGAGGAGGCCGCGCTGGGCCGCCGCTACGAGAAGGAGCTGATGAACCCGAAGGAAGGCCTGGCGCTCGGGTCGATCTCGTCGCTGGTCATGCCGACCGACCTCCGCAAGGTGCTCGGCCAGAACCTGCACTTCCTGCTCCGCCACTACACGCCGTCGCCGATGAGCGGCCCGCAGCGCGAGTTCCACTAGGCCCCGCGCACCGGACCCGAGACCCGGAGAACCGAACGACATGGCTTCCAACGTCGACCACTACCGGAACAACCCGCTCATCCACCGCGACCGCCGCCTGGGCAGCTCGCCCTCGGCCTGGGTGCGCTCCTTCGCCTGCGAGGACCTGAAGCCGCTCATCGTGTGCCGCGGCCCCATCCGCAAGGAGGCGATGGACGTCTTCGCCGAGATGGGCATCACGCACGTCGGCATCCTGCTCTCCGAGAAGGACTCGATCGTCTACGCCAACGCGCTCGCCCCCGAGCTGCGCCAGCTCGCGAACCACGACCGCGTCCACCGCGTGCCGGATTACACCGGCGCCACGAAGGAGGAGCGCGTCGAGCGGATGAACCAGATCGTCCAGATCGCGCTCGACAACGGGTACGACTCCATCTTCGCCGGTTACGGCTTCATGGCCGAGGACGAGGAGTTCGTCGCCACCGTCGAGCGGGCCGGCCTGAAGTTCATCGGCCCGAACTCGACCACGCAGGCGCGCGCCGGCAAGAAGGACGAGGCGAAGCGCACCGCGCTGGAGGTGAAGGTCAGCGTCACGCCGGGCGTGAACGACGTGGCGGCCCGCACGCTGCTCGCGAAGCACAGGACCCGCAAGCAGCTCCTCGCGCTGGTGGAGGCGGAGGGCCTCGCCTGCGACGCGAAGGTGCTGGCGGACGAGAAGGTGGAGCTCCCGGTGCTCGCCGAGCACGTGCTCCAGGCGTCCTACGCCAGGGGGCTCGACCTCTTCACCATCGACGAGCTGGGCGCGCAGGTCCAGGTCGAGGTGGCGGAGATGTTCCGGAAGTACCCGCGCAGCCGCGTGCGCCTGAAGGCCATCGGCGGCGGCGGCGGCAAGGGCCAGCGCATCCTGGGCGCCTCGCTGCTCACCGCGAAGGCCGCCGACGAGAAGGCCGTCGCGGCGGCCGCGGCCGAAGCGCCCGCGATGGTGCGCGAGGTGCTGAGCGAGGTGAAGGCCACCGGCGTCGGCGACAACAAGAACGTCCTCATCGAGCTGAACATCGAGCAGACGCGGCACAACGAGATCCAGCTCCTCGGCAACGGGGAGTGGTGCGTCTCGCTGGGCGGCCGCGACTGCTCGCTGCAGATGCACGAGCAGAAGCTGCTCGAGGTCTCCGTCACGCAGGAGGCGCTCGCCGCCACCATCGCGCGCGCCGCCAACAACGGGAAGACCGCCCGCGCCAAGGCGCTGGCGGTGGACCTCGAGATCCTGAAGCGGATGGAGGACGACGCCGCGCGCTTCGGCCAGGCGGTGGGGCTCGACTCCGCCTCCACCTTCGAGTGCATCGTCGATCGCGACCGCTACTACTTCATGGAGGTCAACACCCGGATCCAGGTGGAGCACCGGGTCTCCGAGCTCTGCTACTCGCTCGAGTTCGCGAACCCCGACGACCCGAGCGACACGTTCGTGGTCGAGTCGCTGGTCGAGGCCATGGCGCTGCTGGCGCGCCACAAGAAGCGCCTGCCCAAGCCCCGCCGCATCCCGCGCTTCGGCGCGGCGGTGGAGGCCCGCCTCAACGCCACCGACGCCTCGCTGTCGCCGCACGCGGGCGGCGTGATCCGCTACTGGTCGAAGCCCATCGAGGGCGAGATCCGGGACGACCAGGGCATCAGCATGCCCAACCCCGACACCCGCATGTTCATGCGGTACAAGGTGGCCGGCGCGTACGACTCGAACATCGCGCTGCTGCTCACCAAGGGCGACCGGCGGCTGGAGAGCTACAAGCACATGGCGCGCGTGCTGGCGCGCATGGAGCTGCGCGGCACCACGCTCGCCACCAACATGGAGTTCCACTACGGCCTGGTGAACTGGTTCCTGGGCCAGAGCGTGAACGCCAAGCCGACCACGCGCTTCGTGGTGCCCTACCTCACGCTGGTGGGCATGCTGAAGGACGAGGCGAACAAGCTCGACACCGCCTACGCCTTCGCCGAGATGAAGAAGCACTACGCGAAGCTGATGGCGACCGAGAACCCGGGCGACGCGGCCGCGCAGAAGGCCATGACGGACGTGCTCGACCGCAAGGTGACGCTGCTCACCCGCGTGATCGACCGCTTCCTCGACGACCCGCACCTGTTCGCCGGCTGGCTGAGCATGAACCGCCGCCACTACCGGATCGAGAACGGGAAGCTGCTCTGGATCCGGAACCCGCTGGGCGTGCTCAACGACGCCTACGCCTACCTGAACATGGCGTTCCACCCGCGGCGGCCCGCGTCGCAGGTGATGTGGGAGCACGACCACGAGCTGCTGACGAAGTCGCTGCGCTTCTACGTGGCGCTGCGCGAGCGCTTCGGCCTGAAGCGCGAGGAGTACTACAAGCTCAACGAGATCCTGCAGAAGGAGGAGCCGCAGGACGGCTTCGACGCCGAGACCTGGACGAGGATCCGCTCCGCCCACCTCGGCTACGAGGCGGGCAACGAGCTGCTCGGCCTGCTGTTCATGGTGGCGGAGTCGGTGCGCTTCTTCGACTTCAAGGTGGAGGACGACCTCGAGGTCACGATTCCCGAGCACCTGCACGATCCCGAACTGCAGGCGCGCATGAAGAAGGTGCTGTGCCCGCCGCCGGCCACCAAGGCGGACGAGCTGGTGGCGCCGTTCGGCGGCATGTTCTACCGGCAGGAGGCGCCGGGGCGGCCGCCGTTCGTCGAGGAGGGCCAGCACTTCGAGAAGGGGCAGCCGCTCTACATCATCGAGGTGATGAAGATGTTCAACACGGTGCGCGCGCCGTTCTCCGGGACCATCGAGAAGGTCCTGATGCAGGGCGCGGACGGCACCGTGGTGCAGAAGGGTCAGCCGCTCTTCAAGATCACGCCGGACGAGAAGTTCGTCCCGGTGGACCCGAAGGCGGTCGAGCGCGAGCGGCGCACCCGCACCCAGAAGCACCTCGAGGGTGTGCTGATGACGTTCGCCGAGAAGTTCACCACCGTCGAGCCCGTCCGGTTCGAGGAGCCGGAGGAGGAGGTGGCCTGGGCCGGGGTAGAGGCGGTCTAGCGTCCCAGCCCACGCCGTGATCCCGGGGACCCCGCCTCGCCAGAGGCGGGGTCCCGCCGTCTCCGCCTCCCGATCCTCAGGGCCGGGTCGCCGCCGGGTGCGCCGCCGTCGCCTGCGGCTCGACCGCCGTCGCACGCCGCGCCCGCACCGGCTCGTGGACCGCCGCCAGGCGCGCCAGCGCGAACGCGGCCACCGCCATCACCGCGTCGCGCGCGGCCACGTCCAGGAACGCGCCGCTCGCGATGAGGTTGAGCGCGATGGCGGCGAGCCAGGCCATTGCGATCCAGCCGAACGTGCGCGCCCGCCCGGACAGGATGCCGACGCCCACGATCACCTCGATGACGCCGGCCGCGCGCATGAACGCCGCCGGGCTCACCGGCAGCAGCCGCACCGCGAGCGGGCTGAGGTAGCCCGCCCAGTCGGCGAGCAGGTTGGTGAACTTGTCCAGCCCGGCCACGATCGGCACCACGCCGAGCGCGATCCGGAGCGCCCAGTACGCGGGAGCCGTCCGGTGAATCTCGTCCCTGTCGGTCCTGTCGGTCATGTGAACCTCCTGCCCCATCGATGCGGCGGGCGGCGGCGGCGTTACGGCGGTAACGATCCGGCCGCCGGTGCATCGGATGGACGAGGGGACTGGAGGCTCCATGGCCGTGCAGGCAGGCAGGACCCGCGTCGTGCCCACGCTGGCGCCCGCGGACGACGAGGTGGTGGCGCGGGTGCTCGAAGGGGACGTGGCGCTCTTCGAGGTGCTCATGCGCCGGCACAACCCGCGGCTGTACCGGGCGATCCGCTCGGTGCTGCGCGACGAGGCCGAGGTGGAGGACGCGATGCAGCAGGCGTACCTCCAGGCGTATGCACACCTGGGCGACTTCCAGGGGCAGGCGGCGTTCTCGACCTGGCTGGTGCGCATCGGCGTGAACGAGGCGCTCATGCGCCTGCGCGGGCGCGGGCGGCTGGTGCTCGCGGCAGAGCCGCCCGAGGGCGGCAGGGTCGGCGAGGAGGAGCACGTGGCGGATCCGAGCCCCGAGGACCAGGCGGCGACGCACGAGGCACGGGCGCTGCTCGAGCAGGCGGTGGACCGGCTGCCGCTGCACCTGCGGACCGTGTACGTGCTCCGCGAGATCGAGCAGCTCTCCACCGCCGAGGTGGCGGCCGCGCTCGAGCTGGGCGAGGAGGCGGTGAAGGTGCGCCTCCACCGCGCCCGCCTCGCGCTCCGCGAGCTCATCGCCGCGCGCGTCGGCCAGAGCGCGCCCAAGGCGTTCGGGTTCCTCGCGCCGCGCTGCGACCGCGTGGTCGCGGCGGTGCTCGCGGCCATCCCGGCGCGCCGTTGAACGTCCGCGACACCGGGCCGTCCGCTCGCCCTACGACCTGGGCGAGCGGACGACCGTGTTTCCTCAGTAGCCGCCGCCCCCACCTCCGCCGCCACCACCGCCGCCGCCGCCGGTCCCGGGGCGAGCGGGCGGTGGAGCGGGCTGGGCCGCCGGATCGATGGTGATGCTGCCGTTCGGCGTCGCCATGCCGCCCAGGTGCGTCGAGCAGTAGTAGGGGATGACCGTCCCCTGCGCGGCCGTCGCGGGGATGCTGAACGTGTGCACGCCGTTGAACGCGCCGGTGTCGAACGCGATGCCGCTCACCTCGCCCGGCGTGTACGCCCCCGGCGTCGCCTCGCTCGTCACGGAGTGCGCCATCGAGTCGTCGTTGATGACGGTGACCGTCGCGCCCGCCGGCACCTTCAGATCGAGCGGGTTGAAGCGCATGCCCGAGATCTGGATGTAGTAGCCGGCCGCCGTCGGGCGCGTGCTGGACGCGCTCCCGCTGTCGCTCGAGCCGCCGCACGCCGCCACGCCGGCGGCCGCCAGCGCGGCCGCTCCCAGCCTCCACGTCTTCCAGCTCATCATGGCTCACCTCCGCTGCCGGGCCGCGCGGGACGCGCTGCCGTGTCGCTCGCAGCATTCGATGACCAGGACACCCGGACGTTTCGCCGTGGCGCGCGGGCGCCCCGTCCGGCATCCGTCCCCGGTGGGCTTCACGCGGACGGGGTGGCGCGGCGGACGGCGAGCTTCGCGAGCTCCAGCACGGGCAGCACCGTGAGGGCCGCGCCGGTCACCAGCAGCCAGTCCGCCGCCGGGAGCGCGTAGGTGCCGAAGGCGGCCCGCAGCGGCGGCAGGTAGACGACCAGGAGCAGGAGGGCAAGCTCCCAGGCGACGGCGAGGTCGAGCCAGCGGTTCGCGAACGGCCGGCGCAGCACCGAGTGGCGCTCGGAGCGGAACGCGAACGCCTTCGCGAACTGCACCAGCACGAGCGACATGAAGCACATGGTCATGGCCTCGGCGTCGCCGCGACCCGAGGCGCGCGCCCAGGCGAACAGGCCCAGGTTGACGGCCGTGGACCAGGCGCCCCCGGTGGCGATGAGCGCCACCACCGGCCGCGTGAAGATCCCCGCCCGCGGATCCCGCGGCGGCTGCCGCATCAGGTCGGCGTCGGGCGGGTCGACCGCCAGCGCCAGCGCCGGGAGGCCGTCGGTGGCCAGGTTCACGTACAGGATCTGCACCGCCGTCAGCGGCAGCGGCAGGCCGAGCAGGGTGGCGGCGGCCATGAGCCCGATCTCGCCCACGTTCGAGGAGAGCAGGTACATGAGGTACTTCTTCACGTTCGCGAAGATGGCGCGGCCCTCCTCCACCGCGCCGACGATGGAGGCGAAGTTGTCGTCGGTGAGCGTCATCGCCGCCGCCTCGCGGGTGACGTCGGTGCCGGTGATGCCCATGGCCACGCCGATGTCCGCCTTCTTGAGCGCCGGCGCGTCGTTCACGCCGTCGCCGGTCATGGCCACCACCTCGCCGCGCGACTGCAGCGCGGTGACGATGCGCAGCTTGTCGGCGGGCGAGACCCGCGCGTAGACCTCGAGCGCCTGCACCCGCCCGGCCAGCTCCGCGTCGGAGAGGCGCGCCAGCTCGGGCCCGGTCACCACCGCGCCGGTGCGCAGGAGGCCCAGCTCCGCCGCGATGGCGCGGGCCGTGACCGGGTGGTCGCCGGTGATCATCACCACGCGCACGCCCGCCGCCGCGCACCGCTCCAGCGCCGCGCGCGCCTCCGGGCGCGGCGGGTCGATCATGCCGACCAGCCCGAGCAGCGTCAGGTCGCGGTCGGACTCGGCCAGCGAGACGCCCTCCCGGCGTGCCACCGCCAGCACGCGCAGCGCCCGCTCCGCCATGCCGCGCACCACCTCGAGCAGCGCCGCGCGGCCGGCCTCGTCGAGCGGTCGCTCGCCCTCGCCGCTCGCCACCCGGGCGCAGGCGGGGAGGAGCACCTCCGGCGCGCCCTTCACGAACGCCAGCGGCCCGCGCTCGGTGCGGTGCAGCGTGGTCATCCGCTTCAGCTCGGAGGTGAAGGGGATCTCGCCGACCCGCGGCGCGCGCGCGTCCAGCTCGGCGCGATCGAGGCCGGCCTTGAGCGCCGCCACGACCAGCGCCGCCTCGGTCGGATCCCCCGACACCGTCAGCTCGCCGGAGGGGGTGCGCTCCACCTTCGCATCCGAGGCGAGCACGGCGCCGGCGAGCAGCGCGAGCAGGGCGGGCGGCGAGTCCACCGGCGCGCCGTCGTGGCGGAAGTCGCCGTCGACGCGGTAGCCGGACCCCGTCACCTCCAGCGTGCGCCCGTCCACGTGCAGCGCGCGGACGGTCATCTCGTCGCGGGTGAGCGTGCCGGTCTTGTCCGAGCAGATCACCGTGGTGGAGCCCAGCGTCTCCGCCGCCGCCAGCCGGCGCACGAGCGCGTTCCGGCGCGCCAGCCGCTGCACCCCCAGCGCGAGCGCGATGGTGACCACCGCCGGCAGCGCCTCCGGCACCACCGCCACCGCCAGCGCGATGGCGAACACGACCATCTCGAGGAACGGCTGGCCGCGCAGCAGCCCCAGTCCGGCGAGCAGCACCACCACCACGCCGGCCGCGCGCGCGAGCTGCGCCCCCACCCGGTCCAGCTCGAGCTGCAGCGGGGTGCGCGCCGGCTTCACCTCGGCCAGCATGCGGGCGATGGCGCCCAGCTCCGTGCTCGCGCCCGTGGCCACCACCACCGCGCGGCCGCGTCCGTAGGTCGCGGCGGTGCCGCCGAACAGCATGTCGGTCCGGTCGCCGACCGGGATCGGGCCGGCGGGGAGCGGCCCGGCCACCTTCGGCACCGGCACCGACTCGCCGGTGAGCGCCGCCTCGTCGGCCTGCAGGTTGACGGCCTCGATCACCCGGGCGTCGGCCGGGATCCGGTCGCCGGCGTGCACGAGCAGGAGATCACCGGGCACCAGCTCGCGCGCCGGCACCCGGCGCTCGGCGCCGCCACGGATCACCGTCGCGTGCGGCGCGGCCATCTGCCGGAGCGCGGCGAGCGCGTTCTCGGCCCGGTGCTCCTGCACGAACCCGAGCACCACCGTGAACGCCAGGATCGCGCCGATGGTGAGCGCCTCGAGATCGTGGCCGAGGAACAGCGACAGCGCGATCGCCACCATCAGGATGACGACCAGCACGTTCTCGAACTGCGCCGCGAGCAGCGCGATCCAGGGCGCCCGGCGGGCGCGCGCCAGCTCGTTGGGGCCGTGCTCGGCGAGGCGGCGGGCCGCCTCGGCGGGAGCGAGGCCATCCGGCCCCGAGCCGAGCCGAGCGCGGGCGTCGTCGGCGGACAGCGCGTGCCACTCCGGGACGTTCGCCATCGGGTCCCCGGCTCCCTGGGTGAGCGCGCCCAGTGTACGGCGCGAGCGCCGGGCCGCGCGCCGGAATCCGGGCCGGTGCGGCGGCGCGCCGCGCGGGTGCGGTAGGATGGGCGCATGAGCGCGTCCGCCCCCGTCCTGCTCGGCTACGGCACCCGCCCGCTCCCGTTCCCCTCCGGCGTGCCGGCGCGCGTGCTCGCGGCCCCGCCCGCGCCGGCGGTGGCCGACCTGCCCGCGGCGCTGGACGCGGCGCTCGCGCACCCGGAGGGCGCCCGGCCGCTGCAGGAGGTGGCCGGCCCGCGCACGCGCGTGCTGGTGATCGTGAGCGACGCGTCGCGCGACGAGCCGCGCGCCGAGCTCTTCGCGGCGGTGCGGCGCGCGCTCGCGGTGGTGCCCGACGACCACCTCACCGTCGGCGTCGCGAACGGCACGCACGGGCCCGGGCCGCTCGCGGCGCTCGGGCTGCCGGAGGACGTGTTCCGGCGGCACCGCGTGGTGAACCACGACGCGCGCGACGAGGCGTCGATGGTGGAGATGGGCCGCACCAGCCGCGGCACTCGCCTGCGGGTGAACCGGTGCGTGGCGGAGAGCGACCTCGTCGTCACCACCGGCCGCGTGAAGCCGCACTACTTCGCCGGCTGGGGCGGCGGCGCGAAGGGGATCTTCCCCGGGCTCGGGCACGACGACGACATCCGCCAGAACCACAAGCTGAAGGCCGACCCCGCCTCCAGCCTGGGCCGCGCCGACGGCAACCCGTGCCGCGAGGACCTGGAGGAGGCGATCCGGCGGCTCGGGCGCGACACGTACATGCTGAACGTGGTCGAGGCCGGCGGGGTGGTGCTGGGCGCGGTGGCGGGCGACGTGGTCTACGCGCACCGCGCCGGCGTGCGCATGGCGCGGCCGTGGTGCGAGGTCGCCGCCGAGCCCGCCGACGTGGTGGTGGTCTCGGCGCCGCTGCCGGTCTCCGGCAGCCTGTACCAGGCCTCGAAGCTGGTCCCGCCGGCGGGGATGCTGCTGCGGGAGGGCGGAGTGGTGATCGTCTGCGCAGAGTGCCCCGGCGGCGTCGGGCCGCTCAGGACGGTCAACGAGGGCATCTTCCAGCTCGGCGTCCGCCGCTTCCTGCCCGAGCGCTACGCGCTCCTCCTCGTCTCGGGCATGCCCGAGACCACCGTCCGCGAGACCTACGCCACGTTCGCGCCCTCGCTGGACGCGGCGCTCGCGAGCGCGCGGGAAATCGTCGGCAAGGCCGAGCCGGACGTCCTCGTCCTTCCGGACGCCGGCGATCTCGTCCCGCGGCGGCGCTGATCGCCTCGCGGGCGCGTGGTAATCTCGCGCTCCCGTGACCGACGAACCCATCCCGCAAGGCGGCAAGCTGTCCTCGTTCCGGCAGGTCCCCCGCACCGGCGTCATCTACGCGACGTCCGAGGCGACGAAGCTCGGCTTCTCGATGCAGGATCCGGAGTGGTGCAACCTCGGGCAGGGGCAGCCCGAGACCGGCCCGCTGTCCGGCGCGCCCGACCGCGTCCACTCCGTCGCCGTGTCGGTGGACGACCAGGAGTACGCGCCGGTCGCCGGCCTCTGGGAGCTGCGCGAGGAGGTGGCCGGCCTCTACAACCGGCTCTACCGCCGCGGCCTGCCCTCCCAGTACAAGGCCGAGAACGTCTCCATCTCCGGCGGCGGCCGCACCTCGCTCACCCGCGCGGCGGCGAGCCTCGGGCGCGTGAACATGGGGCACTTCCTGCCCGACTACACCGCCTACGAGGAGCTGCTCGACCTGTTCCGCACGTTCACGCCCATCCCCATCCTGCTGGAGGGCGAGCGCGGGTACGCGTTCACGGTGGACGACCTGCGCCGCGAGGTGACCGGCCGCGGGCTCTCGGCGCTCTTGCTCTCGAACCCGTGCAACCCCACCGGCAAGCTGGTGCAGGGCGAGGAGCTGGCGCGCTGGGTGGAGCTGGCGCGCGAGCTCGAGTGCGCCATGCTCATGGACGAGTTCTACTCGCACTACGTCTGGACCGCGCCGCCGGGCCGCCTGCCGGTGGAGAGCGCGGCGCGCTACGTCGAGGACGTGGACCGGGATCCCATCGTGCTGTTCGACGGGCTCACCAAGAACTGGCGCTACCCGGGCTGGCGCGTCACCTGGACGGTCGGGCCGCGCAAGGTCATCGACGCGGTGGCCAGCGCCGGCTCGTTCCTCGACGGCGGCGGCTCGAAGCCGCTGCAGCGCGCCGCGATCCCGCTGCTCGCCGAGGAGGCGGTGCGCCAGGAGACCGAGGCCATCCACCGCGGCTTCGGCGAGAAGCGCCGCCACATGCTCGACGCGCTCGAGACCATGGGCGTCCGCATCGACCGCGCGCCGGACGGCACGTTCTACGTCTGGGGCAACCTCGCCAACCTGCCGGCGCCGCTCAACGACGGCATGGGCTTCTTCCGCGAGGCGCTGCGCCGCAAGGTGATCGTGGTGCCTGGCGAGTTCTTCGACGTGAACCCCGGCAAGCGCCGCGCCCGCCATGTCGCCCGCTTCCGCTCCTACGTGCGCTTCTCCTTCGGCCCCTCGCTGGAGACGCTGGAGAAGGCGTTCGGCCGGCTCGCGGCGATGATCCAGGAGCGGTCGTCCTCGACCGCGTCGGTGGGGTAGGCCGCCGGCCGTCGCCGGCCGCTAGTGCCGGTGCCCGTGATCGTGGCCGTGGCCGTGATCGTGGCCGTGGCCGTGATCGTGGGTGTGCTCGGCGGCGTGGGTGTGCTCGGCGGCGTGGTCGTCCGCGTGCGTGTGATCGTGCCCGTGCCCGTGCTCGTGCGTGTGCGACCGCGCGTGCGCTGGCCTCAGGATGGGCCGCCGCAGCTCCTCCAGCCACGCGATCCAGCGGTCCATGCCCTCGCCCGTGCGAGCGGACAGCTCGATCACCTTCGCGGTCGGCATGACGTGCGCGATGGCGTCGCGGAGCTTCGGGAGATCCACGTCGAGGTGGGGGACGAGGTCCACCTTGCTGACCAGCACCAGGTCCGCCGCCTTGAACATCACCGGGTACTTGAGCGGCTTGTCCTCGCCCTCGGTGACCGAGAGCACCACCACGTTCGCCGCCTGGCCCAGGTCGTAGATGGCCGGGCACACCAGGTTGCCGACGTTCTCGATGAAGAAGACGTCGGTGTCGCGCCAGGGGAAGTCGTGCAGGCTGCGGTGCACGAGCTCGGCGTCGAGGTGGCACGCCTGGCCGGTGGTGATCGCCTTCGACGGGATGCCCGCCTTCTCGAGCCGGCGCGCGTCGTTGTCGGTGGCGAGGTCGGCGGACACCGCGCCGAGCTTCCAGCCCTTCGACGCCGCGGCCTTCGCGGTCGCCTCGAGCACGCCGGTCTTTCCGGCGCCGGGCGAGCCCATGATGTTGAGCGCCAGGACGCCGGCCTCGAGGAAGTGCTCCCGGTTGTGGCGGGCGGCGCGATCGTTGCCGGCCAGGATCTTCTCGTGCAGCTCCACCGGGACGAGCTCGGGGTCACCGCAGCCGCAGGTCGTGCACATCAGGGCACCTCCATGTCGATGCTGTCGAGGGTGAGCGCGTCCGAGCCCTCGTCGAGCCGGGCCGGGACGTCGCAGGTCGGGCAGCGCAGGACCGCGCCGCGCGCGATGGGGGCGCGGCAGGCCGGGCAGGACCAGCGCGCCTCCAGGCGCTTCAGGGTGAGCGGGGTGTCTGCGCACAGGCTGCCGGCGCGGAACGTCTCGTAGGCGGTGCGGAACAGCTCCGGGTCCACGCCGGAGAGCTCGCCCACGCTCACGGTGAGCCCGCGGATCGCGAGCGCCTCGCGCCGCCGCGCCTCCTGCTCCACGCGCCGGACCAGCGCCTCCACCAGGGAATACTCGTGCATGCGGCTCGACCTGCCTAGCAGATGCGCGGCAGGAGCTCCCCCTCGGGCTCGGCCAGCATCCGCCTGCCGAAGCCGGTGTCGAGGATCACCGCGCCGGGCCGCTCGGCGATGGCCCGCGCGAACACGGTGGCGCGCGCGCCGAGCGGGTGGGCCCGCAGCGCCGCCAGCACCTTGTCGGCCGAGCGGGCTCGCACGCCGATCACCGCCTTGCCCTCGTTCGCGACGAGCAGCGGGTCGATGCCGATCATCTCGCCGGCGGCGCGCACCTCGTCGTTCACCGGCAGCGACG encodes:
- a CDS encoding acyl-CoA carboxylase subunit beta, whose protein sequence is MTTKAIIPTLTNPLDPPEKVEFTIPGEIARATGGYEEAMKEGWELIQRPIRSVPVDQIEKQHIKKRMTVWERIRVLSDKEPMVLYQNWGKNLDGASLVTAVLNIGGRDVAVYGHDFTVRAGSMDATNGSKLARLFRMAGEKGIPLIGMNDSAGAYVPAGVGGLDGYAEAFTALRRISGVVPSIMCMFGFNAGGGSYLPRQGSFVIQPADTFFGLTGPGVVKSVLGEEISPEDLGGPKVHGASGVADLTVIDELAALRQAVRLLNYVPDNNRTMAPFQETSDPLDRKTWEINTLLKKAFNSPTGFNTPFDVSIIIQQVCDYGDFFEIQPERAREVVTAFGRLGGHVVGFVANNSAIGSGQIDCDTALKIARFVRFCNVYNIPIIFMEDTTGFLPGREQEARGIVQAGRSMLDAIVDVRTPRILLILRNAFGGAYASYNNYPTGADVVLALPTTRLAVMGPAGKEFVYKDELRKMRSAAAERAKKGAQQRVAAGMEGEAARKDAEKEAAEWLKGEEAALGRRYEKELMNPKEGLALGSISSLVMPTDLRKVLGQNLHFLLRHYTPSPMSGPQREFH
- a CDS encoding biotin/lipoyl-containing protein; its protein translation is MASNVDHYRNNPLIHRDRRLGSSPSAWVRSFACEDLKPLIVCRGPIRKEAMDVFAEMGITHVGILLSEKDSIVYANALAPELRQLANHDRVHRVPDYTGATKEERVERMNQIVQIALDNGYDSIFAGYGFMAEDEEFVATVERAGLKFIGPNSTTQARAGKKDEAKRTALEVKVSVTPGVNDVAARTLLAKHRTRKQLLALVEAEGLACDAKVLADEKVELPVLAEHVLQASYARGLDLFTIDELGAQVQVEVAEMFRKYPRSRVRLKAIGGGGGKGQRILGASLLTAKAADEKAVAAAAAEAPAMVREVLSEVKATGVGDNKNVLIELNIEQTRHNEIQLLGNGEWCVSLGGRDCSLQMHEQKLLEVSVTQEALAATIARAANNGKTARAKALAVDLEILKRMEDDAARFGQAVGLDSASTFECIVDRDRYYFMEVNTRIQVEHRVSELCYSLEFANPDDPSDTFVVESLVEAMALLARHKKRLPKPRRIPRFGAAVEARLNATDASLSPHAGGVIRYWSKPIEGEIRDDQGISMPNPDTRMFMRYKVAGAYDSNIALLLTKGDRRLESYKHMARVLARMELRGTTLATNMEFHYGLVNWFLGQSVNAKPTTRFVVPYLTLVGMLKDEANKLDTAYAFAEMKKHYAKLMATENPGDAAAQKAMTDVLDRKVTLLTRVIDRFLDDPHLFAGWLSMNRRHYRIENGKLLWIRNPLGVLNDAYAYLNMAFHPRRPASQVMWEHDHELLTKSLRFYVALRERFGLKREEYYKLNEILQKEEPQDGFDAETWTRIRSAHLGYEAGNELLGLLFMVAESVRFFDFKVEDDLEVTIPEHLHDPELQARMKKVLCPPPATKADELVAPFGGMFYRQEAPGRPPFVEEGQHFEKGQPLYIIEVMKMFNTVRAPFSGTIEKVLMQGADGTVVQKGQPLFKITPDEKFVPVDPKAVERERRTRTQKHLEGVLMTFAEKFTTVEPVRFEEPEEEVAWAGVEAV
- a CDS encoding DoxX family protein translates to MTDRTDRDEIHRTAPAYWALRIALGVVPIVAGLDKFTNLLADWAGYLSPLAVRLLPVSPAAFMRAAGVIEVIVGVGILSGRARTFGWIAMAWLAAIALNLIASGAFLDVAARDAVMAVAAFALARLAAVHEPVRARRATAVEPQATAAHPAATRP
- a CDS encoding RNA polymerase sigma factor; amino-acid sequence: MAVQAGRTRVVPTLAPADDEVVARVLEGDVALFEVLMRRHNPRLYRAIRSVLRDEAEVEDAMQQAYLQAYAHLGDFQGQAAFSTWLVRIGVNEALMRLRGRGRLVLAAEPPEGGRVGEEEHVADPSPEDQAATHEARALLEQAVDRLPLHLRTVYVLREIEQLSTAEVAAALELGEEAVKVRLHRARLALRELIAARVGQSAPKAFGFLAPRCDRVVAAVLAAIPARR
- a CDS encoding plastocyanin/azurin family copper-binding protein; the protein is MMSWKTWRLGAAALAAAGVAACGGSSDSGSASSTRPTAAGYYIQISGMRFNPLDLKVPAGATVTVINDDSMAHSVTSEATPGAYTPGEVSGIAFDTGAFNGVHTFSIPATAAQGTVIPYYCSTHLGGMATPNGSITIDPAAQPAPPPARPGTGGGGGGGGGGGGGGY